The following proteins are encoded in a genomic region of Triticum dicoccoides isolate Atlit2015 ecotype Zavitan chromosome 1B, WEW_v2.0, whole genome shotgun sequence:
- the LOC119338859 gene encoding protein NRT1/ PTR FAMILY 6.3-like, with product MGSVLPEIAAEGKGVLTDAWDSKGRPAARSTTGGWGCAAMILGAELFERMTTLGIAVNLVPYMTGTMHLGSAAAANTVTNFIGTSFMLCLLGGFVADTYLGRYLTIAVFSAVQATGVMVLTISTVAPGLRPAVCGDATGQSPDCVPANGTQLGVLYLGLYMTALGTGGLKSSVSGFGSDQFDESDDGERKKMMRFFNWFYFFVSIGALLAVTVLVYVQDIIGRRWGYGICAVGILAGLGVFLCGTKMYRFKKLVGSPLTQVAAVTTAAWSKRTLPLPSDPSMLYDVDDAAAAGEDLKGKQKLPHSKECRFLDHAAIIDRAEAASPAEASKWTLCTRTDVEEVKQVVRMLPIWATTIMFWTIHAQMTTFAVEQASLMDRGIGGSGFLIPAGSLTVFLIGSILLTVPLYDRLVAPVARRITGNPHGLSPLQRVFVGLFLSIVGMAAAAIVERHRLKSSTHGVTLTVFLLMPQFLLVGAGEAFTYMGQLDFFLRECPKGMKTMSTGLFLSTCALGFFFSTVTVTIVHKVTGHGPRGSGGWLADNLDQGRLDYFYWLLAVMSAINIIFFTMAARGYMYKEKRLADAGIELADEEAVIVGH from the exons ATGGGCTCGGTGCTGCCTGAGATCGCCGCAGAGGGCAAGGGCGTCCTCACGGACGCCTGGGACAGCAAGGGCCGTCCCGCGGCCCGCTCCACCACCGGCGGGTGGGGATGCGCCGCCATGATCCTAGGCGCGGAGCTGTTCGAGCGGATGACGACGCTGGGCATCGCGGTGAATCTGGTGCCGTACATGACCGGCACCATGCACCTCGGCAGCGCCGCAGCCGCTAACACCGTCACCAACTTCATCGGTACTTCGTTCATGCTCTGCCTCCTCGGCGGCTTCGTCGCCGACACCTACCTCGGCCGTTACCTCACCATCGCCGTCTTCTCCGCTGTCCAAGCCACC GGTGTGATGGTACTGACGATCTCGACGGTTGCGCCGGGGCTTCGGCCGGCGGTGTGTGGGGACGCGACGGGGCAGAGCCCCGATTGCGTTCCGGCGAACGGGACGCAGCTCGGGGTGCTGTACCTGGGTCTGTACATGACGGCGCTGGGGACTGGCGGGCTCAAGTCGAGCGTGTCCGGCTTCGGGTCTGACCAGTTCGACGAGTCCGACGACGGCGAGCGCAAGAAGATGATGCGCTTCTTCAACTGGTTCTACTTCTTCGTCAGCATCGGCGCGCTGCTCGCCGTCACCGTGCTGGTGTACGTGCAGGACATCATCGGCCGCCGCTGGGGATACGGCATCTGCGCCGTCGGCATCCTCGCCGGGCTCGGCGTGTTCCTGTGCGGCACCAAGATGTACCGGTTCAAGAAGCTTGTCGGGAGTCCGCTGACACAGGTCGCCGCCGTGACGACCGCGGCGTGGAGCAAGCGCACCTTGCCGCTTCCATCCGACCCGAGCATGCTCTACGACGTCGACGATGCGGCCGCCGCCGGTGAGGACCTCAAGGGCAAGCAGAAGCTGCCCCACAGTAAGGAATGCCG ATTCCTAGACCATGCAGCCATCATCGACCGGGCCGAGGCGGCGTCGCCGGCCGAGGCGAGCAAGTGGACGCTGTGCACGCGGACGGACGTGGAGGAGGTGAAGCAGGTGGTGCGCATGCTGCCCATCTGGGCAACCACCATCATGTTCTGGACCATCCACGCGCAGATGACCACCTTCGCCGTCGAGCAGGCCTCCCTCATGGACCGCGGCATCGGCGGCTCCGGATTCCTCATCCCCGCGGGTTCCCTCACCGTCTTCCTCATCGGTTCCATCCTCCTCACCGTGCCCCTCTACGACCGCCTCGTCGCGCCCGTGGCCCGCCGCATCACGGGCAATCCGCACGGCCTCTCCCCGCTCCAGCGCGTCTTCGTCGGCCTCTTCCTGTCCATCGTCGGCATGGCCGCGGCGGCGATCGTCGAGCGCCACCGCCTCAAGTCGTCCACTCACGGGGTCACCCTCACGGTGTTCCTGCTCATGCCCCAGTTCCTGCTCGTCGGAGCCGGCGAGGCGTTCACGTACATGGGGCAGCTCGACTTCTTCCTACGAGAGTGCCCGAAGGGGATGAAGACCATGAGCACGGGGCTGTTCCTCAGCACCTGCGCGCTCGGCTTTTTCTTCAGCACGGTCACAGTTACCATCGTGCACAAGGTCACCGGCCACGGGCCACGGGGCAGCGGCGGCTGGCTCGCCGACAACCTCGACCAGGGGAGGCTCGACTACTTCTACTGGTTGCTCGCCGTCATGAGCGCAATCAATATCATCTTCTTCACGATGGCGGCAAGGGGCTACATGTACAAGGAGAAGCGCTTGGCCGATGCCGGCATCGAGCTCGCCGACGAGGAGGCCGTGATCGTCGGCCACTGA